One Veillonellales bacterium DNA segment encodes these proteins:
- a CDS encoding M20 family metallo-hydrolase — translation MVCEQRLMNNFSLLSTVGLEKDGGFSRLAFSDTDWQARRMILKMMETAGLTIRIDEFGNIIGRREGLCRDSSVVMLGSHIDSVPHGGNFDGIVGVLGAIEVINCLKDKNIKTYHPIEVVVFMAEESSRFGTATLGSKAFCGELTYKDIERLKDQQGISLPAALRKRGLIPENVEKACYDKKNIKAFLELHIEQGKVLETTKTTIGVVSAIAAPTRLRVIIRGNADHSGATPMSMRKDALAAAAEIILFVEAIACHWADKGIVGTTGMIKAYPGVMNVIPGVVELGVDIRGTCYETKQKMLRELNEAIAALKLKRDVNIEFLTISDETPVQLSREMTDFLSTKCSENSYSYKVMPSGAGHDSMHLAAYTHTGMLFIPCRGGISHNPAEWADTKDIVAGTHILLTSIIDLAEKSFIWKTEDYCTTRK, via the coding sequence GTGGTTTGCGAACAAAGGCTAATGAACAATTTTTCATTACTTTCCACAGTTGGACTTGAAAAAGACGGCGGATTTAGCAGGCTTGCTTTTAGCGATACTGATTGGCAAGCTCGGAGAATGATTCTGAAGATGATGGAAACTGCTGGTTTAACGATACGCATTGATGAATTTGGCAATATCATCGGACGAAGGGAAGGTTTGTGCCGTGATAGTTCTGTGGTTATGCTGGGATCACATATAGACAGTGTTCCCCATGGCGGAAACTTTGATGGAATTGTTGGTGTCCTTGGTGCTATAGAAGTAATAAACTGTCTTAAGGATAAGAACATAAAAACCTATCATCCCATTGAAGTGGTTGTTTTTATGGCGGAGGAATCGAGTCGTTTTGGGACGGCAACCTTAGGGAGTAAAGCTTTCTGCGGAGAATTAACTTATAAAGATATTGAGCGTCTTAAAGACCAGCAGGGAATAAGTTTACCGGCAGCATTGCGCAAGCGCGGTCTCATTCCGGAAAATGTAGAGAAAGCTTGCTATGACAAAAAAAATATCAAAGCCTTTTTAGAGCTTCATATTGAGCAGGGAAAGGTACTTGAAACAACAAAAACTACAATTGGAGTAGTCAGCGCCATTGCCGCACCAACTCGCTTGCGCGTAATCATTAGAGGAAACGCAGATCATTCGGGTGCAACTCCCATGTCAATGCGCAAAGATGCCTTAGCAGCAGCTGCTGAGATTATTCTTTTTGTAGAGGCAATTGCTTGTCATTGGGCCGACAAGGGAATTGTCGGTACGACTGGAATGATCAAAGCATATCCGGGAGTTATGAATGTAATACCCGGAGTAGTAGAACTTGGAGTCGATATCCGCGGAACTTGCTATGAAACCAAACAAAAGATGCTGCGGGAACTAAATGAAGCCATTGCTGCTTTAAAATTGAAACGTGACGTAAATATTGAATTCTTAACAATTTCTGATGAGACTCCGGTACAACTATCTAGAGAAATGACTGATTTTTTAAGCACAAAATGCAGTGAAAATTCTTATTCCTATAAGGTAATGCCAAGTGGCGCCGGTCATGATTCAATGCACCTTGCGGCATATACACACACCGGAATGTTATTTATCCCTTGCCGCGGAGGAATCAGTCACAATCCGGCTGAATGGGCTGATACAAAAGACATAGTTGCTGGAACGCATATATTGCTAACAAGTATTATTGATTTAGCGGAAAAATCTTTTATATGGAAGACTGAAGATTATTGTACAACCAGGAAATGA
- a CDS encoding FAD-linked oxidase C-terminal domain-containing protein, giving the protein MLTAEVIQELSAVVGAKHVMDSAEDLIIYSNDATMFHSRPEAVVQPGNRDEVVQIVKIAGRHNLPVTCRGAGTCLSGGPIPLKGGIVLEMTRMNRILKVDAVNKVAVVEPGVITFSLASAANQVGLLYPPDPSSMKESTLGGNISECAGGPKGVKYGITRNFVLGVEAVLADGTIVKTGNEVDGDMAGPDWTMLFTGSEGTLGVIVSITLRLVPIPPVKKTLMAVYDRLEDAAKTVSVTMASGIIPTTLEIMDNLSIVSVENYLKIGLPVQAGGLLLIEVDGVQSTVEEDADHVSEICKKCGASEVKMAQNAAEAEELWLARRSINPAFGQVAPCKFAEDATVPRSLVPVLVGRVLEVQKKYDVPIFICGHAGDGNMHPTIMFDKRNKDQKERAEKALHDVHIITLELGGTLSGEHGIGFAKAPYLRAETGEIGYKLGQEIKRSVDPHGLLNPGKIFFYEGVLH; this is encoded by the coding sequence TGTTAACAGCTGAAGTGATTCAGGAATTAAGCGCGGTAGTCGGTGCAAAACATGTAATGGATTCGGCGGAGGATTTAATCATATATTCCAATGATGCCACCATGTTTCATTCCAGACCGGAAGCTGTCGTCCAGCCAGGAAATCGGGACGAAGTTGTACAAATCGTAAAAATCGCAGGCCGTCACAACCTTCCGGTAACCTGCCGCGGTGCGGGAACCTGCCTGTCAGGCGGGCCAATTCCGTTGAAGGGCGGCATTGTTCTCGAAATGACCCGAATGAATCGGATTCTAAAGGTGGATGCCGTCAATAAAGTTGCGGTGGTTGAGCCGGGGGTTATCACATTTTCCCTGGCCTCGGCGGCGAATCAGGTCGGTTTGCTTTATCCGCCGGATCCATCCAGCATGAAAGAATCAACATTGGGCGGCAATATTTCAGAGTGCGCCGGCGGACCGAAAGGAGTTAAATATGGAATCACCCGCAACTTCGTTTTGGGGGTCGAAGCTGTTTTAGCGGACGGGACTATCGTTAAAACCGGCAACGAGGTGGATGGCGACATGGCCGGCCCTGACTGGACCATGTTGTTTACCGGTTCGGAAGGAACCCTTGGCGTTATTGTAAGCATTACTCTGCGGCTGGTGCCTATCCCACCGGTAAAGAAAACTTTAATGGCCGTTTATGACCGCCTGGAGGATGCGGCGAAAACGGTAAGCGTTACCATGGCGTCGGGAATTATTCCGACAACACTGGAAATCATGGATAACTTAAGCATTGTATCGGTAGAAAACTATCTTAAAATCGGCTTGCCGGTACAAGCCGGCGGGTTATTGCTGATCGAAGTGGACGGTGTGCAGTCCACAGTCGAAGAAGATGCCGACCATGTCAGCGAAATCTGCAAGAAATGCGGTGCCAGCGAGGTGAAGATGGCCCAAAACGCGGCAGAGGCCGAAGAACTGTGGCTGGCGCGGCGATCCATCAATCCGGCCTTTGGCCAGGTGGCTCCCTGTAAGTTTGCCGAGGACGCGACAGTCCCCCGCAGTTTGGTTCCTGTTCTTGTCGGCAGGGTGCTTGAAGTTCAGAAGAAGTATGATGTACCGATTTTTATTTGCGGTCATGCCGGGGATGGCAATATGCACCCGACCATCATGTTCGATAAACGGAATAAGGATCAGAAAGAGCGGGCGGAAAAAGCGCTGCACGACGTGCATATCATTACGCTTGAACTGGGCGGCACTCTTAGTGGTGAACACGGAATTGGTTTCGCCAAAGCACCTTACCTCCGGGCTGAAACCGGCGAGATAGGTTACAAACTGGGGCAAGAAATAAAGCGGTCTGTTGATCCCCACGGACTATTGAATCCCGGGAAGATATTCTTTTATGAAGGTGTGCTTCATTAA